One region of Limisphaera ngatamarikiensis genomic DNA includes:
- a CDS encoding sugar phosphate isomerase/epimerase family protein — protein sequence MAQQVFHASIEGAQHGAKSLAEFLAYAKRSGASGAQPSNYMLEGGKLFKSAKEIRQTFEEAGLTLDGISCHCPFWVHTTAWTGSPTIRPFLPADVAKKSPEEIEKWTETYLLKLLDLAAELNVKTLPMFWGVAFGWEVATGYPWGFWKGRDYDLIKEGQERFVKKTAKLRKAARERGLYLCHEIHPGTAAMCADDFLMLVEICDGDPCLAVNADPSHCWEGESWETRFLKVGSRVYAAHIKNHVIRPGFPLRAMQPDWPKRAMQFVDLPSGEINMQRYAELLLHIGYPARYCQLTGRSTAPLVVEAESAHKDLDWTSTNGIQYVRDHLTWPMAAASFEEGMGA from the coding sequence ATGGCACAGCAAGTCTTCCACGCTAGCATCGAAGGCGCCCAGCACGGGGCCAAATCCCTCGCAGAGTTCCTCGCTTACGCAAAACGTTCCGGGGCGTCCGGGGCCCAACCATCGAATTACATGCTGGAAGGGGGCAAACTGTTCAAGAGCGCCAAGGAAATCCGCCAGACGTTCGAGGAAGCGGGACTGACCTTGGACGGCATCTCCTGCCACTGCCCCTTCTGGGTCCACACGACCGCCTGGACGGGGAGTCCCACCATCCGGCCGTTTCTGCCGGCCGACGTGGCGAAGAAGTCGCCGGAGGAGATCGAAAAATGGACGGAGACCTATCTGCTGAAGTTGTTGGATCTGGCGGCGGAACTGAATGTGAAGACGTTGCCGATGTTTTGGGGCGTGGCCTTTGGATGGGAAGTGGCCACCGGGTATCCGTGGGGGTTCTGGAAGGGCCGGGATTACGATCTGATCAAGGAGGGCCAGGAACGCTTCGTCAAGAAGACCGCTAAACTGCGCAAGGCGGCCAGGGAGCGCGGCCTGTACCTGTGTCACGAGATCCATCCCGGCACGGCGGCCATGTGCGCGGATGACTTCCTCATGTTGGTGGAGATTTGCGATGGCGACCCGTGCCTGGCGGTCAACGCGGATCCTTCCCATTGCTGGGAAGGCGAAAGTTGGGAAACCCGGTTTCTCAAGGTGGGCTCGCGGGTATACGCCGCGCACATCAAGAACCACGTGATCCGGCCGGGCTTCCCGCTGCGCGCCATGCAGCCGGACTGGCCGAAACGGGCGATGCAGTTTGTGGACCTGCCCTCGGGTGAAATCAACATGCAACGGTACGCGGAGTTGCTGTTGCACATCGGTTACCCGGCCCGCTATTGCCAGCTCACCGGCCGGAGCACGGCGCCGCTGGTGGTGGAGGCCGAGAGCGCGCACAAGGACCTCGATTGGACCAGCACCAACGGGATTCAATACGTGCGGGATCATCTCACGTGGCCGATGGCCGCAGCCTCGTTCGAGGAAGGCATGGGAGCCTGA
- a CDS encoding NIPSNAP family protein, giving the protein MQRREFLQSLGLAGLGVSLGSLKSAAAESPGSGTREIYELRRYELRRGPMVQRLDDFLREAAIPAWNRAGVQPVGVFDVALGPESPTRYVLLPCRSLQHWLEAMEACHADPKVQSHPFFQATPTDPPYVRYESSLLIAFEGMPKLELPPQTADRKPPLFELRIYESHSDRAHRKKVEMFNVGEIALFKRTGLRPVFFGSTLIGPRLPNLTYMLVFDDLNARDAAWRTFVADPEWKKLSNTPGYTDAEIVTNITNHLLRPAGGSQI; this is encoded by the coding sequence ATGCAACGACGCGAGTTCCTCCAATCTCTCGGCCTGGCCGGTCTGGGCGTTTCCCTGGGATCCCTCAAGAGCGCGGCGGCCGAATCCCCCGGATCCGGCACCCGCGAAATCTACGAGCTGCGTCGCTATGAACTTCGGCGCGGCCCCATGGTCCAGCGTTTGGATGATTTTCTGCGCGAGGCGGCCATCCCCGCCTGGAATCGTGCGGGCGTGCAGCCCGTGGGCGTCTTCGACGTGGCCCTCGGTCCCGAAAGCCCCACCCGCTATGTCCTTCTGCCCTGCCGGTCTCTCCAGCACTGGCTCGAAGCCATGGAGGCGTGTCACGCCGATCCGAAGGTGCAGTCCCATCCGTTTTTCCAGGCCACCCCCACGGATCCACCCTACGTCCGCTACGAAAGTTCGCTCCTGATCGCCTTCGAGGGCATGCCGAAACTGGAGTTGCCACCCCAAACCGCCGATCGCAAACCCCCTCTGTTTGAGCTGCGGATTTACGAGAGTCACAGCGACCGCGCCCACCGAAAAAAGGTCGAAATGTTCAACGTGGGTGAGATCGCCTTGTTCAAACGGACCGGGTTGCGACCGGTCTTTTTCGGTTCCACTCTGATCGGACCGCGCCTGCCGAACCTGACCTACATGCTGGTCTTCGATGACCTGAACGCGCGGGACGCCGCCTGGCGGACGTTTGTGGCCGACCCGGAATGGAAAAAGCTGAGCAACACACCGGGTTACACCGACGCGGAAATCGTCACCAACATCACCAACCACCTGCTGCGCCCCGCAGGCGGGTCACAAATCTGA
- a CDS encoding SDR family NAD(P)-dependent oxidoreductase, with the protein MSNRLRGRWVLITGASSGFGAAAARAFGAEGARLLLGARRVDRLERVAAEARAAGAAEAHVHAVDVTSTASVESFFVWARGLLRTGTAEAAPLHVLVNNAGGALGLDPVAQGRDEDWETMLQTNVLGLLRVTRAALPLMLGNPGGLILNVGSVAGHEAYEGGAAYCAAKAGERQITRVLRLELCGTGLRVCSLDPGMAETEFSLVRFKGDAERARKVYEGMQPLTAEDVAEAMVWIASRPPHVCVDELVIKPTDQASVHKVHRRTH; encoded by the coding sequence ATGAGCAACCGACTACGGGGACGTTGGGTGTTGATCACGGGCGCCTCGAGCGGGTTTGGCGCAGCGGCGGCGCGGGCGTTTGGCGCCGAGGGTGCCCGCCTGTTACTGGGTGCGCGGCGGGTTGACCGGCTGGAGCGCGTGGCGGCGGAGGCCCGGGCGGCCGGGGCGGCCGAGGCACACGTGCACGCCGTGGACGTGACCTCCACGGCCAGTGTGGAGTCGTTTTTCGTGTGGGCCCGCGGGCTTTTGCGAACCGGCACGGCGGAGGCGGCGCCGCTGCATGTGCTGGTCAACAATGCCGGAGGTGCCCTGGGGTTGGATCCCGTGGCGCAGGGGCGGGACGAAGATTGGGAGACGATGCTGCAGACGAACGTGCTCGGGCTGTTGCGTGTGACCCGTGCGGCTCTGCCGCTGATGCTGGGCAACCCGGGGGGGCTGATTCTGAACGTCGGTTCCGTGGCCGGGCACGAAGCCTACGAGGGCGGGGCGGCCTACTGTGCCGCCAAGGCCGGGGAACGACAGATCACCCGCGTGCTGCGCCTGGAGTTGTGCGGCACAGGGTTGCGGGTCTGCAGCCTCGATCCCGGCATGGCGGAGACGGAGTTTTCCCTGGTGCGGTTCAAGGGCGATGCGGAGCGCGCGCGCAAGGTGTATGAGGGTATGCAGCCGTTGACGGCCGAGGACGTGGCGGAGGCCATGGTTTGGATTGCTTCCCGTCCCCCGCACGTCTGCGTTGACGAGCTGGTGATCAAGCCGACCGACCAGGCCTCGGTTCACAAGGTCCATCGGCGGACGCACTGA
- the thrH gene encoding bifunctional phosphoserine phosphatase/homoserine phosphotransferase ThrH has translation MKQSLVTLDLEGVLTPEIWIAVAEKTGIPELRRTTRDEPDYDRLMRGRLALLDRHGLKLSDIQQIISTLRPLPGAREFLDELRSFVQVIILSDTFEQFATPLLRQLGWPTLLCHRLVVENDRIVDYRLRIPEQKQRAVAAFKLLNYHVIAAGDSYNDTAMLTEAHVGFLFRAPDNVRRDFPQFPAVETYEELLARIRAAMD, from the coding sequence GTGAAACAGTCGTTGGTAACCTTGGACCTGGAAGGGGTGTTGACGCCCGAGATCTGGATCGCAGTGGCCGAAAAAACCGGCATACCTGAACTGCGCAGAACCACTCGGGACGAACCCGACTACGACCGCCTGATGCGGGGCCGGCTGGCCCTGCTGGATCGCCACGGGCTCAAGTTGTCGGACATCCAACAGATCATCAGTACACTGCGGCCCCTGCCGGGGGCCCGGGAATTCCTGGACGAGCTCCGGTCCTTTGTTCAGGTCATCATCCTGTCGGACACGTTTGAGCAGTTTGCCACCCCGCTGCTGCGTCAGTTGGGCTGGCCCACCTTGCTCTGCCATCGGTTGGTCGTCGAAAACGATCGGATCGTGGACTACCGGCTGCGAATCCCCGAACAGAAACAGCGGGCGGTGGCCGCCTTCAAACTGCTCAACTACCACGTGATCGCCGCGGGTGATTCCTATAACGACACCGCCATGTTAACCGAGGCGCATGTGGGGTTCCTGTTCCGCGCGCCGGACAACGTGCGCAGGGATTTTCCCCAGTTCCCCGCCGTGGAAACCTACGAGGAACTGCTGGCCCGCATCCGCGCCGCCATGGACTGA
- the alaS gene encoding alanine--tRNA ligase: MTSAEIRQSFLDFFRSKGHTIVPSSSLLPDSPNLLFTNAGMNQFVPIFLGLQPCPFHPPRAADTQKCIRAGGKHNDLEDVGLDTYHHTFFEMLGNWSFGDYFKREAIEWAWELVTEVWGFPKQRLYATVYRPGPGEPAEFDEEAWEHWARLFRAAGLDPEVHIRFGGKKDNFWMMGDTGPCGPCSEIHVDLTPEGDTRGALVNQGHPQCIEIWNLVFIQFNANPDGTFSPLPARHVDTGMGFERVTAIIQGTRGLRQFAGVRISNYETDIFRPLFEALERLSGRRYGSTLPRPGTAGETEQERADVAFRVIADHIRTLSFAIADGILPSNEGRGYVLRRILRRAVRYGRNLGFRQPFFHRLVGVLADTMGDVFPEIRARREQVEEVIRQEEEAFNRTLDRGLQLFEEEVSRLQTAGAGVEPRRISGDFAFKLYDTYGFPLDLTQLMARERGLTLDTARFEALMEEQRARARAAQKKTIVEVARLETDTPTRFVGYEQLASEGRVLQLTRVQDRWAVILDVSPFYAEMGGQVGDTGELQQGDRSWRIVDTRKAGLVWLHFLDLPADADESALPEPGEPARFQVDRSRRLAIQRHHTVTHLFHWALREVVGRETMQKGSYVGPDKLTFDFNSAPLRPEQLRDIERLVNERILENAPVTAIEVKYEHVRHRPDILQFFGEKYGEWVRVVQIGGTPGGLDGYSMELCGGTHTAATGEIGLFHILGESGVAAGIRRVEAVAGLAAWEQVLAAEQLLRATAARVQAPVGELERKIESLLEQQKALEKQLRALQQKQSAAAAEALLARAERRGDVPVLIARHDADAETLQEMVNALKSRFEGVILLGGVADGAVSLVAAVTGPYTARVQAGRLVQQIAPLVGGRGGGRPDHARGGGRDAARLDEALARARELVG; encoded by the coding sequence ATGACATCAGCGGAGATCCGTCAGTCGTTCCTCGACTTTTTCCGGTCGAAGGGCCACACCATTGTGCCCTCGTCCAGTTTGTTGCCGGATTCGCCCAACCTGCTGTTTACGAACGCGGGGATGAACCAGTTCGTGCCGATTTTTCTGGGGCTGCAGCCGTGTCCGTTCCATCCGCCGCGGGCGGCCGACACCCAGAAATGCATCCGGGCCGGAGGCAAGCACAACGACCTCGAGGACGTGGGGTTGGATACCTACCACCACACCTTCTTCGAGATGCTGGGCAACTGGTCCTTTGGCGACTATTTCAAGCGCGAAGCCATCGAGTGGGCGTGGGAACTGGTTACGGAGGTTTGGGGGTTTCCCAAGCAACGGTTGTACGCCACGGTGTACCGGCCCGGGCCGGGTGAGCCGGCCGAGTTTGACGAGGAGGCGTGGGAGCATTGGGCGCGGTTGTTCCGTGCCGCCGGGTTGGATCCGGAGGTGCACATCCGCTTCGGCGGCAAGAAGGACAATTTCTGGATGATGGGCGACACGGGCCCCTGCGGGCCCTGCTCGGAGATTCACGTGGACCTGACGCCGGAGGGCGACACCCGCGGGGCACTGGTGAACCAGGGGCACCCGCAGTGCATCGAGATCTGGAACCTGGTGTTCATCCAGTTCAATGCGAATCCGGACGGGACGTTTTCGCCCCTGCCGGCCCGGCACGTGGACACGGGCATGGGCTTTGAGCGCGTGACGGCCATCATCCAGGGGACGCGGGGACTGCGCCAGTTCGCCGGCGTGCGGATCTCCAATTACGAGACCGACATTTTCCGGCCGCTGTTCGAGGCATTGGAACGGCTGAGCGGTCGCCGGTACGGATCCACCCTGCCGCGGCCGGGCACGGCGGGCGAGACCGAACAGGAACGTGCGGATGTGGCGTTTCGCGTGATTGCCGATCACATCCGCACGCTGTCCTTTGCGATTGCCGACGGCATTTTGCCCTCCAACGAGGGCCGCGGCTACGTGCTGCGGCGGATTTTGCGCCGGGCCGTGCGGTACGGTCGGAACCTCGGATTTCGACAACCGTTTTTCCATCGGTTGGTGGGCGTTTTGGCCGATACCATGGGGGATGTGTTTCCCGAAATCCGTGCCCGGCGGGAACAGGTGGAGGAGGTCATCCGTCAGGAGGAGGAGGCGTTTAATCGCACCCTCGACCGCGGCCTGCAACTGTTCGAGGAGGAGGTGAGCCGACTGCAGACGGCGGGGGCCGGGGTCGAGCCGCGCCGGATTTCCGGCGATTTCGCCTTCAAGTTGTATGATACGTACGGGTTCCCGCTCGACCTGACGCAGCTGATGGCGCGGGAACGGGGACTGACCCTGGACACGGCCCGGTTCGAGGCCCTCATGGAGGAACAACGCGCCCGCGCGCGAGCCGCCCAGAAAAAAACGATCGTCGAAGTGGCCCGGTTGGAGACCGACACACCCACGCGGTTCGTGGGTTACGAACAACTGGCCTCGGAGGGTCGGGTCCTGCAATTGACACGGGTCCAGGACCGCTGGGCGGTGATTCTCGACGTCAGCCCGTTCTACGCCGAAATGGGCGGGCAGGTGGGCGACACCGGGGAACTGCAGCAGGGCGACCGTTCCTGGCGCATCGTGGATACGCGCAAGGCCGGCCTGGTGTGGCTGCATTTCCTCGATCTGCCGGCGGATGCCGACGAATCGGCCCTGCCCGAACCCGGTGAACCGGCCCGATTCCAAGTGGACCGATCCCGCCGGCTTGCCATCCAGCGCCACCACACCGTGACGCACCTGTTCCACTGGGCCCTGCGCGAGGTGGTGGGCCGCGAGACCATGCAGAAAGGGTCGTACGTCGGACCCGACAAACTCACCTTTGACTTCAACAGTGCCCCGTTGCGCCCCGAGCAGTTGCGGGACATCGAACGCCTGGTGAATGAACGGATCCTGGAAAACGCGCCCGTGACCGCCATCGAGGTGAAATACGAACACGTCCGGCACCGGCCCGACATCCTCCAATTCTTCGGCGAGAAATATGGCGAATGGGTGCGGGTGGTGCAGATTGGGGGCACACCGGGCGGGTTGGACGGTTACTCCATGGAACTTTGCGGCGGCACCCACACCGCCGCCACCGGCGAAATCGGCCTGTTCCACATCCTTGGCGAAAGTGGGGTGGCGGCGGGCATCCGACGCGTGGAGGCCGTAGCCGGGCTGGCAGCGTGGGAACAGGTGCTGGCGGCGGAGCAATTGCTGCGTGCCACCGCGGCGCGGGTTCAGGCGCCGGTGGGTGAACTGGAGCGGAAGATCGAGTCCCTGCTGGAGCAGCAGAAAGCCCTGGAGAAACAACTCAGGGCGCTCCAGCAGAAGCAATCAGCCGCGGCTGCCGAGGCGTTGCTGGCCCGGGCCGAACGCCGCGGTGATGTGCCGGTGCTCATCGCCCGTCACGACGCTGACGCCGAGACGCTGCAGGAAATGGTCAATGCGCTGAAATCGCGGTTTGAAGGGGTGATTCTGCTCGGCGGGGTGGCCGACGGTGCCGTGTCACTCGTGGCGGCCGTGACCGGCCCGTACACCGCCCGGGTTCAGGCCGGGCGGCTCGTGCAACAGATTGCGCCGTTGGTGGGGGGTCGGGGTGGGGGCCGGCCGGATCATGCGCGCGGGGGCGGTCGGGACGCCGCTCGTTTGGACGAGGCCCTGGCGCGGGCGCGCGAGCTGGTGGGCTGA